The window GTTCGACGTGGAGGAGGCCATGGCCCAGGCGCCTCAGCGCAAGACCATCGGCCTGACTTCCATCCGCCAGTGGGTGGAGATGCTGGGCGGGCAGCTCTCCATCACCAGCGCCCCCGGCCGGGGGACGCGGGTGGCCGTGTTCCTCCCGAACCCGTGAGAGGCGCACCTTACGAGTCGAACGAATTCGACCTGCTGAGGCCTTCGGCCGGCGGTCGGCCTGCGCCGAATGAATTCGGCCTCGAGAGGCCTTCGGCCAACGGTCGGCCTGCGCCGACCGAAAAGGCATCCTTCGCGTCGGCGGAGGCCGACGCCCGGCGCGCAGCGCCCGGAGAGGCCGATTTCAATCGGCGTGAAAGCCTCCGGCCAACGGTCGGCCTGCGCCGACCGAGGAGCGTCGCTTGCGTCGGCGGAGGCCGACGCCCGGCGCGCAGCGCCCGGAGAGGCCGATTTCAATCGGCGTGAAAGCCTTCAGCCAGCGGTCGGCCTGCGCCGACCGAAAAGGCATCCTTTGCGTCGGCGAAGGCCGACGCCCAGCGCGCCAGCGCCCGGAGAGGCCGATTTCAATCGGCGTGAAAGCCTTCGGCCAACGGTCGGCCTGCGCCGACCGAGGAGCGTCGCTTGCGTCGGCGGAGGCCGACGCCCGGCGCGCAGCGCCCGGAGAGGCCGATTTCAATCGGCGCAAGGGGCGCAAAGAGGCCCGAGGCGCTACAGGCGAAAGCGCCCTCCGATCCGGCGGGCGAGCCGGAGGCTTGCGGCGCGGAACATCCGGGAGCGGAAGAGGGCTCCGCTGAGCCCGGCCCCCAGCAGCGCCCCCGCGACCACATCCAGGGGATAATGCACCCCGCCATAAACCCGGGCCAGGCTGATCCCGGCCGCCAGCCCCATCGCCACCCACCCGACCCGACGGTTCCCCGTCTTCAAGGAGACCGCGATGGCCCAGGCCACCGTCGCGGCGTTGCTGGGGAACGAGGAATCCGAGGGATGATAGAAAAGCAGATGCACCTCATGGTCCGTGAAGGGGCGAGGACGGAAATACACCGCGTTCATCGCCTCCAAGAGGGCGCCGCTGAGGGGAACGGCGAGGACGGCCCGCAGGACGGCCGCCTGCTGCACCGGATCGCCGCTCCACCACATCCACCAGGCCAGCATGGCCAGAGCCGTGGGCACCGCATAGTCGTTGATCAGCAAGCGGGCCAGCCCGTCCAGCCAGGGAACCCGGCCGGCATAGGCGTTCAACGCGAAGAAGAGCGGCACATCCCAGCGCCAGAGGATCAGCAACAGCGCGAGGAGCCCACCCCACAGAAGCGGCCGGAGCCCGGCGTTCCTCACCCCCTCAGCCCCCGGCTCCGGCCTCTCGCCCCGTGAAGGATGCGGATCGGAGATCGCTACACCGGAGGCGGGCCGGGATCCGGTCAGGGCCTGCAGCGCCCGCAAGACCCCCCACGCCCCCAGCATGGCCAGCCCGCTCATCGCCGCCAGCTCCGTGCCTGCCGGCCCCGGCGTCCAGATCTCCGGGACGCCCGCGAAGAAGCCGATGCCGCTGGCCAGCAGGAGGAGAACCCCCACGCCCTGGAGTTCCCACGAGGCGCGGCCTCGGCCCCAGCGGAGGAGGAGGACCCCCAGGGCGACCGCCCACGACGCCCCCAGGTAGCCCGCCACCAGATACCAGGCCATATACGACCGCACGATCCTCTCCCTCAGGGAACCTGTCGAGCCGGATTATAATGGCAGAAGAATGATCCCACCGAGAGGCGATCCCATGCATCTGGACGCCGCGCTCCACTACGACCGGCTGAGCGAGGTTCCGGATCTGGCCCGGGCGGCGGAGGCCATGGGCTTCGACGGGATCTGGACCCACGAGACCCGCCACGATCCGTTCCTGCCGCTGGCCTTAGCCGCGGAACACACCCGGCGCATCCACCTGGGGACCGGCGTGGCCATCGCCTTCGCCCGCAGCCCGACGGTCATCGCTTACACCGCCTGGGATCTGGCGGCCATGGCGCCCGGCCGGATCTTCCTCGGGCTGGGCACCCAGGTGAAAGCGCACATCGAGCGCCGCTTCGGGATGACCTGGGATCCCCCTGTCCCCAAGCTTCGGGAGACCGTGGAGGCGATCCGGGCGGTGTGGGCGTGCTGGCAGAACGGGGAACGGTTGAACTACCGGGGCCGCTTCTTCAAGCTCACCCTGATGTCCCCTTTCTTCAACCCCGGCCCCATCCCGGATCCGCGCATCCCCATCCTCCTGGCGGGGGTGAACCCGCCGCTGGCCCGCCTGGCCGGCGAGGTGGGCGACGGCTTCTTCGTCCATCCCTTCCATACCCCTCGCTACCTTCGGGAGGTCCTGATCCCAGCG is drawn from Thermoflexus hugenholtzii and contains these coding sequences:
- a CDS encoding phosphatase PAP2 family protein gives rise to the protein MRSYMAWYLVAGYLGASWAVALGVLLLRWGRGRASWELQGVGVLLLLASGIGFFAGVPEIWTPGPAGTELAAMSGLAMLGAWGVLRALQALTGSRPASGVAISDPHPSRGERPEPGAEGVRNAGLRPLLWGGLLALLLILWRWDVPLFFALNAYAGRVPWLDGLARLLINDYAVPTALAMLAWWMWWSGDPVQQAAVLRAVLAVPLSGALLEAMNAVYFRPRPFTDHEVHLLFYHPSDSSFPSNAATVAWAIAVSLKTGNRRVGWVAMGLAAGISLARVYGGVHYPLDVVAGALLGAGLSGALFRSRMFRAASLRLARRIGGRFRL
- a CDS encoding TIGR03617 family F420-dependent LLM class oxidoreductase; this translates as MIPPRGDPMHLDAALHYDRLSEVPDLARAAEAMGFDGIWTHETRHDPFLPLALAAEHTRRIHLGTGVAIAFARSPTVIAYTAWDLAAMAPGRIFLGLGTQVKAHIERRFGMTWDPPVPKLRETVEAIRAVWACWQNGERLNYRGRFFKLTLMSPFFNPGPIPDPRIPILLAGVNPPLARLAGEVGDGFFVHPFHTPRYLREVLIPAIEAGARKAGRRPEEILRVGSVFVITGRDEAEMQQARELVRAQVAFYGSTPSYRRVWALHGWEAIGEQLSALAARGRWEEMPAQVPDEVLEAFALTAPPEGVWERLKATYEGLLDRVILYQPFRLQDRELWERILSGRR